In one Musa acuminata AAA Group cultivar baxijiao chromosome BXJ2-5, Cavendish_Baxijiao_AAA, whole genome shotgun sequence genomic region, the following are encoded:
- the LOC103984594 gene encoding protein EXECUTER 1, chloroplastic, whose protein sequence is MASIRSPCLQPSSTSARADPNAAKFPTKAPSWLSSPPRRALPRLKKAPAGGSRALPDHFLCRCRKNHSSDEQEEGSSQNDCSAHESWDSLVRDVVSGAAKRWDDFLTACRNSWSRNGSSADASAGGKGQGKEETVMEEENGVDGGDWDWERWQRHFTEIEEQERLLSILKSQLNDAIAKEEYEDAVKLKLAIAGATENDIVGTAISTMNRAIEEENYNGAAHIRDHAGAGLVGWWSGFSEDGADPYGRIIHISAEYGRYVARSYSPRQLASGRPGFPLFEVFFTRTNGGYKQQVAYLKQNENSGDLTKKFEKKSGLSNLNSSDSLKGENTLHAEDVKTIEGKDDDTNVTDGITTIQNILRDLIPGVKVRVLKLVSPGKVDRDLIAKVVEQIMEEEEESSEEDGSDEELESLESDDFGAEHDIEDIEMDSGDSTGKREGKSEVSLKVVISGLTPKLSADIPPTNLVRVPARLEKRDHMSFSIILEQDVMRSGIDEKRQTLKRKAFARQSADLLSSELAKVIPNTEKIHLKVLKDLQELLNYSVNNRQNYHSLLEATVFSHIEIPLTSDPLSGLYIGSHGMYSSNVLHLKRKYGQWQEDYTQGKMNLEFYEYVEAIKLTGDPSVPAGQVAFRAKVGKQNQLPHKGIIPEEFGVIARYKGQGRLADPGFRNPRWVDGELVIFDGKYIRGGPVIGFVYWAPESHFLLFFNRLKLPA, encoded by the exons ATGGCTTCGATCCGTTCTCCCTGCCTCCAGCCTTCGTCGACCTCCGCCCGCGCCGACCCTAATGCCGCCAAATTCCCTACCAAAGCACCGAGTTGGCTCTCGAGCCCCCCTCGGCGCGCCCTTCCCCGACTCAAGAAGGCCCCTGCCGGCGGTTCTAGGGCTCTCCCGGACCATTTCCTCTGCCGCTGCCGGAAGAACCATTCATCGGATGAGCAGGAAGAAGGTTCCTCCCAGAACGATTGCTCCGCCCATGAAAGCTGGGATTCTCTGGTCCGGGACGTCGTTAGTGGCGCCGCCAAGAGGTGGGATGACTTTTTGACCGCGTGCCGAAATTCTTGGTCAAGGAATGGGTCGTCGGCTGATGCCTCGGCAGGGGGGAAGGGTCAGGGTAAGGAGGAGACGGTTATGGAGGAGGAGAATGGGGTGGATGGAGGGGATTGGGATTGGGAGAGGTGGCAGCGGCATTTTACGGAAATCGAGGAGCAGGAGAGGCTTCTCTCCATCTTAAAG TCACAGTTAAATGATGCTATTGCTAAAGAGGAGTATGAAGATGCTGTAAAGCTGAAGTTGGCTATTGCTGGTGCTACAGAAAATGATATTGTTGGGACAGCAATATCCACTATGAAT AGAGCTATAGAGGAAGAGAATTACAATGGTGCAGCTCACATTCGTGACCATGCTGGGGCAGGACTG GTTGGCTGGTGGTCAGGTTTTTCAGAAGATGGTGCTGATCCATATGGTCGAATTATACATATAAGCGCTGAGTATGGAAGATATGTTGCAAGAAGTTACAGCCCCAG ACAGCTAGCCAGTGGTAGACCAGGTTTTCCTCTATTTGAAGTTTTTTTCACCAGGACCAATGGAGGATACAAGCAACAG GTGGCATATTTGAAACAGAATGAAAATTCTGGAGACTTGACAAAGAAATTCGAGAAAAAATCAGGTCTTAGCAACTTAAACTCATCTGACAGTTTGAAAGGAGAAAACACTTTACATGCTGAAGATGTAAAGACAATTGAAGGAAAGGATGATGATACAAATGTCACTGATGGAATTACTACTATACAAAACATTTTACGAGATTTAATACCTGGTGTCAAGGTCAGGGTCTTAAAGCTGGTGTCACCTGGGAAAGTAGACAGAGATCTAATTGCCAAAGTTGTCGAACAAAttatggaggaagaggaagaaagtagTGAGGAAGATGGTAGTGATGAAGAGCTAGAAAGTCTAGAATCAGATGACTTTGGTGCCGAGCATGACATTGAAGACATTGAAATGGATTCTGGAGATTCTACTGGTAAACGTGAAGGGAAAAGTGAGGTATCACTAAAAGTTGTAATCAGTGGTCTAACACCAAAGCTGTCTGCTGATATACCACCCACAAATTTAGTTCGTGTTCCAGCAAGGCTAGAGAAAAGAGATCACATGTCCTTTTCAATCATTTTAGAGCAAGATGTTATGAGAAGTGGAATTGATGAAAAAAGACAGACTCTAAAGAGAAAAGCCTTTGCTCGGCAGAGTGCTGATCTTCTTTCGTCTGAACTTGCTAAGGTGATCCCTAACACAGAGAAGATACATTTGAAG GTACTTAAAGATCTTCAGGAACTACTTAATTACAGTGTCAATAACAGACAGAACTATCATTCTTTACTTGAAGCAACAGTCTTCAGCCATATTGAGATACCTTTGACTTCAGATCCCCTAAGTG GACTATATATTGGCTCACATGGAATGTACAGCTCTAATGTACTCCATCTAAAGCGCAAGTATGGTCAGTGGCAAGAGGATTATACTCAGGGGAAAATGAATTTAGAATTTTATGAATATGTTGAAGCAATTAAACTGACTGGTGATCCTTCTGTACCAGCTGGTCAG GTTGCTTTCCGTGCAAAGGTTGGCAAGCAAAATCAGCTTCCTCATAAGGGCATTATCCCTGAAGAATTTGGAGTG ATTGCTAGATATAAGGGACAAGGGAGGCTCGCTGATCCTGGGTTTCGGAATCCTCGATGGGTTGATGGTGAGCTTGTGATTTTTGATGGAAAG TACATTAGAGGGGGGCCCGTGATTGGTTTTGTGTACTGGGCACCAGAGTCTCACTTCTTGTTATTCTTCAATCGATTGAAGCTACCAGCTTAG